In the Streptomyces sp. WMMC940 genome, TGCGTGATCTTGAGGCGGGCCATTACGCACCCGCTCCCGCACCGGCACGCGCACGAAGCAGAGCCGCGGGGGCGACGTCCTCGAGCGGCAGACCGCGGCGGGCCGCGATCTCCTCGGGACGCTGCAGACCCTTCAGGGCCTCCACGGTCGCGTGCACGATGTTGATCGCGTTGGACGAGCCGAGCGACTTCGACAGGATGTCGTGAACGCCGGCGCACTCGAGCACGGCACGCACCGGGCCACCGGCGATAACACCGGTACCGGGGGAAGCAGGCTTGAGCAGGACGACGCCCGCGGCCTTCTCGCCCGTGATCGGGTGCGGGATGGTGCCCTGGATGCGGGGGACCTTGAAGAAGTGCTTCTTGGCCTCCTCAACGCCCTTGGCGATGGCGGCCGGCACCTCCTTGGCCTTGCCGTAACCGACACCGACGGTGCCGTCACCGTCGCCCACCACGACCAGCGCGGTGAAGCTGAAGCGACGACCACCCTTCACAACCTTGGCGACGCGGTTGATCGCGACGACGCGCTCAACGTACGCGGTCTTCTCGGCGGCAGCAGCGCCGCCGTCACGGCCCTTCCGGTCCCGCCGCTCGCCGCCACCGGCACCGCTTCCGCGGCGCTGGGGTCCAGCCATTGGATTTACCTCTCTCTTTTCCGCTAGCTACGAACGGCTCAGAACTTCAGGCCGGCTTCGCGGGCGGCGTCGGCCAGGGCGGCGATGCGCCCGGCGTACTGGTTGCCGCCACGGTCGAACACGACAGCCTCGACGCCGGCGGCCTTGGCACGCTCGGCCACGAGCTGGCCGACCTGCTTCGCCTTCGCCGACTTGTCGCCCTCGCCGCCGCGGATGGAAGCGTCCAGGGTGGACGCCGACGCCACGGTGTGACCCTTGAGGTCGTCGATGACCTGAGC is a window encoding:
- the rpsE gene encoding 30S ribosomal protein S5 yields the protein MAGPQRRGSGAGGGERRDRKGRDGGAAAAEKTAYVERVVAINRVAKVVKGGRRFSFTALVVVGDGDGTVGVGYGKAKEVPAAIAKGVEEAKKHFFKVPRIQGTIPHPITGEKAAGVVLLKPASPGTGVIAGGPVRAVLECAGVHDILSKSLGSSNAINIVHATVEALKGLQRPEEIAARRGLPLEDVAPAALLRARAGAGAGA
- the rplR gene encoding 50S ribosomal protein L18 codes for the protein MAYGVKIAKGKAYKGASLKRRHIRIRKKISGTAERPRLVVTRSNRGITAQVIDDLKGHTVASASTLDASIRGGEGDKSAKAKQVGQLVAERAKAAGVEAVVFDRGGNQYAGRIAALADAAREAGLKF